One genomic window of Oscillospiraceae bacterium includes the following:
- a CDS encoding histidine triad nucleotide-binding protein: protein MDCLFCKIIKGEIPSSKVYEDDVMYAFKDINPQAPVHVLVIPKSHIPSLDGINGENSAVVAKIFEKIPQIAKSLGLENGYRLISNCGDDACQSVKHLHFHIVGGAKLSEQMA from the coding sequence ATGGATTGCTTATTTTGTAAGATAATAAAAGGCGAAATACCCTCTTCAAAGGTGTACGAGGACGATGTGATGTATGCTTTCAAGGATATAAATCCCCAGGCACCTGTGCATGTGCTGGTAATACCCAAGTCTCACATTCCTTCGCTTGACGGAATCAATGGCGAAAACAGTGCCGTTGTTGCAAAAATTTTTGAAAAGATACCGCAGATAGCAAAGAGTCTCGGACTTGAAAACGGATACAGACTTATTTCCAACTGCGGAGACGATGCTTGTCAGAGCGTTAAGCATCTGCATTTTCATATAGTCGGCGGCGCTAAGCTTTCCGAACAGATGGCATGA